The following coding sequences are from one Purpureocillium takamizusanense chromosome 14, complete sequence window:
- a CDS encoding Glutathione transferase (COG:O~EggNog:ENOG503P3EH~antiSMASH:Cluster_14.1): MSRAIANSPRTASQLLPRSRIKMPSFTLYSARGSTNADRIRLTLAEGGFTDYEVVLLNLAQREQKSEENMQRNPWGKVPVVTFPGGFTLYESRAICKYLTRKYSFPLLPADSDIDAVALFEQAQSEEMFYFADPAGKISFEKFAKKFIGLHVDEAVVSSALKSVEAFFDVAERRLLQRGDYMAGREFTLVDIFYIPLIQRLFACGYGDVILERGAVSAWWDRVTNRPAIKKLLAADRDAITAAAAAAAGK, from the exons ATGTCGAGGGCCATCGCCAACAGCCCTAGAACCGCATCGCAGCTATTGCCCCGCTCCAGAATCAAGATGCCGTCCTTTACTCTGTACAGCGCCCGTGGCTCGACCAACGCGGATCGCATCCGTCTGACGCTCGCTGAGGGTGGTTTCACGGATTACGAGGTCGTGCTCCTCAACCTCGCACAGCGCGAGCAAAAG TCCGAAGAAAACATGCAGCGCAACCCCTGGGGCAAGGTCCCCGTCGTCACGTTCCCCGGCGGCTTCACCTTGTACGAGAGCCGCGCCATCTGCAAGTACCTGACGAGGAAGTACTCAttcccgctgctgccggcagACTCCGACATCGATGCTGTGGCGCTGTTTGAGCAGGCGCAGTCGGAGGAGATGTTCTACTTCGCCGACCCCGCGGGCAAGATTTCCTTTGAGAAGTTTGCCAAAAAATTCATCGGGCtgcatgtcgacgaggccgtcgtctcgaGTGCGCTCAAATCTGTGGAGGCTTTCTTCGATGTCGCAGAGCGTCGGCTCTTGCAGCGCGGGGATTACATGGCCGGCAGGGAGTTTACGCTCGTGGACATATTTTACATTCCGCTGATACAACGGCTCTTTGCGTGCGGGTATGGGGACGTGATCCTCGAGCGCGGAGCTGTGAGCGCTTGGTGGGATCGCGTTACGAATCGACCGGCCATTAAGAAGCTCTTGGCGGCTGACAGGGATGCCATAactgcggcagcggctgcggctgcagggAAGTAG
- a CDS encoding uncharacterized protein (SMCOG1199:NmrA family protein~COG:S~EggNog:ENOG503PBX7~antiSMASH:Cluster_14.1), translating to MSGHPSQVDCVTPSSWVQGSVIPKRRSTEIDVLKSAFVPSQESPGLGLAKHNLGLIYTHTPSSRIDKMHILLLGATGRTGKHVVSQLLSQGHTIVALVRAESKLVPQPGLTIVTGTPLSKPNIRRAVHATPGLVPSAAIITLNTVRASDSPFAAQLSPPRFLADSTANACAVLREAGVARVVVMSTVGAGDSWAKLPWLNKAFLGWTNIRYALEDHNLVDREIRSTELDWTLVRASRLEFDDAKQKTAPVQTLDATGAGMRMADSVSVASAATFLIKVAVEGLFVKQAVVIRD from the coding sequence ATGTCCGGACATCCGTCCCAAGTCGATTGCGTGACCCCGTCGAGTTGGGTTCAAGGATCCGTGATCCCGAAGCGTCGGTCAACTGAGATTGACGTTCTTAAAAGCGCGTTCGTTCCCTCGCAAGAAAGTCCAGGACTCGGTCTTGCAAAGCACAATCTGGGACTCATATACACACATACACCCTCATCACGTATTGACAAAATGCACAttctccttctcggcgccaccggccgcaCAGGCAAGCATGTCGTCTCCCAATTACTATCCCAGGGCCACACCATCGTGgccctcgtccgcgccgaAAGCAAACTCGTCCCGCAACCGGGActcaccatcgtcaccggcacGCCGCTCTCCAAGCCAAACATCCGGAGGGCCGTCCACGCGACCCCCGGGCTCgtcccctccgccgccatcatcacgcTCAACACGGTCCGCGCATCCGACAGCCCGTTCGCCGCTCagctctcgccgcccaggtTCCTCGCCGACTCCACCGCCAACGCCTGCGCCGTCCTGCGggaggccggcgtcgcgcgcgtcgtcgtcatgtccacagtgggcgcgggcgactcGTGGGCCAAGCTGCCGTGGCTGAACAAGGCGTTCCTGGGGTGGACCAACATCCGATACGCGCTCGAGGATCATAACCTCGTCGATCGAGAGATTCGATCCACCGAATTGGACTGGACGCTTGTTCGGGCGTCTAGGCTGGAGTTTGACGACGCGAAGCAGAAGACGGCCCCTGTGCAGACGCTGGATGCGACGGGTGCGGGGATGCGCATGGCTGATAGCGTGAGCGTTGCCAGCGCGGCCACTTTTCTCATCAAGGTCGCTGTGGAAGGGCTCTTTGTGAAGCAGGCGGTGGTTATACGGGATTGA
- a CDS encoding uncharacterized protein (EggNog:ENOG503P6QI~COG:O~antiSMASH:Cluster_14.1), with translation MGSSLSTPKNDPQVEAHIQRLVAENPVIAFTKVTCPYCASTKLILKQKRVQHVCIDVDITSGGSALHHTLKQMTGQRTVPCIFINGQRIGGNSELRALKKSGELDKMLESVPRTADHVG, from the exons ATGGGCTCAAGCCTCTCAACACCGAAAAACGACCCGCAGGTCGAGGCGCATATAcagcggctcgtcgccgagaacCCAGTCATAGCCTTCACCAAGGTCACCTGTCCGTACTGCGCATCCACAAAGCTGATCCTCAAGCAAAAGCGCGTCCAACACGTGTGCATTGATGTCGACATTACCT CTGGCGGATCAGCTCTCCACCACACGTTGAAGCAAATGACAGGCCAACGAACGGTCCCGTGCATCTTCATCAATGGACAGCGGATTGGAGGCAACAGTGAGCTGCGGGCCCTAAAGAAAagcggcgagctcgacaagaTGCTCGAGTCGGTGCCGAGAACCGCCGACCATGTCGGATAG
- a CDS encoding uncharacterized protein (COG:S~EggNog:ENOG503P781~antiSMASH:Cluster_14.1) has product MKMPIKRRTHGQICVPLLDETEDDAFTRSRDPTAPIIVHPRNNKPRVELSSLLRRISVMDASQEQQYATSNLRPSSKPSMPSQESSTTSSTGSNIIMPSTGGRGDTQKKRQVVVPLRQLRPEPQWIDCPKCGQTAQTQIQCRSEGKQKFMNVFWWPLPGRKHWWEKTRWLCGNCHTELAMQKYNDDLEVLA; this is encoded by the exons ATGAAGATGCCTATAAAACGGCGCACGCATGGCCAGATTTGTGTCCCTCTCTTGGATGAGACCGAAGACGACGCATTCACCCGATCACGCGATCCGACAGCTCCAATAATCGTGCATCCAAGAAACAATAAGCCTCGTGTAGAACTGAGTTCTCTCCTGCGCCGCATATCGGTCATGGACGCGAGCCAGGAACAACAGTACGCGACGTCGAATCTTCGGCCCTCTTCCAA GCCATCGATGCCGAGCCAAGAATCGTCAACAACAAGCTCGACAGGAAGCAACATCATCATGCCTTCTacaggcggccgcggcgacacACAAAAAAAGCGCCAAGTCGTCGTCCCACTTCGACAGCTGCGCCCGGAGCCACAGTGGATCGACTGCCCTAAGTGCGGACAGACGGCACAGACGCAGATCCAGTGCCGCAGCGAGGGCAAGCAAAAGTTTATGAATGTGTTTTGGTGGCCTCTTCCGGGCCGCAAGCACTGGTGGGAGAAGACGCGCTGGCTGTGCGGCAACTGCCATACGGAGCTGGCGATGCAAAAGTATAACGATGACCTCGAGGTTTTGGCCTAG
- a CDS encoding uncharacterized protein (COG:S~EggNog:ENOG503P2FQ~TransMembrane:1 (i12-33o)~antiSMASH:Cluster_14.1), translating to MTRVASLTGLGRGAKILAICVVFTCLALFLQSLHLPSELYNLRTATSNSKVVAHPLPKKPANTTVSALVFYGREDRVSSLRCYLERNLVENGGWLDEVLWVVNTDKADDLHYLDEIIESNPTVHRKLVVPGDKLWVYSYYKAWQRLDRGKYYVKIDDDILWMADDAIPRLVAQKIARPQDLVVSANIINNPPLGFMHYHMGALHPYFPDTEAPAEEADATTPWKPSQHPYWEGPADYTWPLDKKPPHKNHRWLRVQDDNMMGQTPAAELKYEVWGPSYESWAIAAQMHYSLLENIENDRTDAYKFGTWDMHGHRIRINFMCFYADDILNTDVENWPKNRGDEDMVVIDLPKQLNRSVTIAGAALGAHFQYSDQGDLADTDLLRRYRALADERACQFQRRKQSPTTTSKSRPKATNRSRRAVGSR from the exons ATGACCCGCGTCGCTTCTCTGACCGggctggggaggggagccAAGATCCTCGCCATATGCGTCGTCTTTACCTGCCTGGCTCTCTTCTTGCAATCCTTGCACTTGCCTTCAGAGCTGTACAACTTGCGGACTGCAACGAGTAACAGTAAAGTGGTGGCTCATCCGCTGCCCAAGAAGCCAGCCAACACCACTGTCAGCGCCCTCGTCTTCTACGGTCGCGAGGACAGAGTGTCGTCTCTGCGCTGCTACTTGGAG CGCAACCTTGTCGAAAATGGAGGCTGGCTAGACGAAGTCTTGTGGGTGGTGAACACGGACAAAGCCGACGACCTCCATTACCTCGACGAGATTATTGAGAGCAACCCAACTGTCCATCGCAAGCTCGTCGTTCCGGGCGACAAGTTATGGGTCTACTCGTACTACAAAGCATGGCAACGGCTTGACCGAGGAAAGTACTATGTCAAAATAGACGACGATATC CTCTGGAtggccgacgatgcgatCCCCCGGCTCGTCGCTCAAAAGATAGCGCGTCCGCAAGACCTCGTCGTATCGGCcaacatcatcaacaacccTCCGCTCGGCTTCATGCACTACCACATGGGCGCGTTGCATCCATACTTCCCCGACACCGAAGCCCCTGCGGAGGAGGCCGATGCCACCACGCCATGGAAGCCGTCGCAGCACCCTTACTGGGAAGGTCCCGCGGATTACACGTGGCCCCTCGACAAGAAGCCGCCACACAAGAACCATCGATGGCTCCGTGTCCAGGACGACAACATGATGGGCCAgacccccgccgccgagctcaagTACGAAGTCTGGGGGCCGAGCTACGAAAGCtgggccatcgccgcgcaGATGCACTACTCGCTGCTCGAGAACATCGAGAACGACAGAACCGATGCATACAAGTTTGGCACCTGGGATATGCACGGACACCGCATCCGCATCAACTTCATGTGCTTTTACGCCGACGATATTCTGAACACGGATGTTGAGAACTGGCCCAAAAATAGGGGTGACGAAGACATGGTTGTCATCGACCTCCCCAAACAGTTGAATCGCT CTGTCACCATTGCGGGTGCAGCGTTGGGCGCTCACTTCCAATACTCGGATCAAGGTGACCTGGCCGATACAGACCTGTTGAGACGATACAGAGCGCTTGCAGATGAGCGCGCCTGTCAGTTTCAGCGTCGCAAGCAATCACCTACTACCACATCCAAGTCTCGGCCAAAAGCGACGAATAGAAGTCGACGAGCTGTCGGTTCGCGATAG
- a CDS encoding uncharacterized protein (COG:S~EggNog:ENOG503P5JH~antiSMASH:Cluster_14.1), with amino-acid sequence MSAIHPTAPSSGGRDVKPSCGDQWTIKQYEEVINSFLREISFTPPHGGPDLDLVSAVRNRMESQGVSPATLAVVRQCIETGARISSKTYSYLSPAMQEIIATYAAYVISIDDLTAEITSDLESYTAALMCGKMQRHTLLQGFTNHLSDQCEIFGPFGGDMIVKGSLEFLSSAVVETRETEPMFLPEGASDYLVYFRAKTGVAEPFAFFCFPEDVYPEATCLETYSKAIPSIMLILGYVNDVFSFYKEEASPGDAAGFIRSYSKFYNISLIQSLRRITNETLRVVQQLRDICVGHGRLSEHMERFVQGYIWYHLTSSRYKLSELDILTLQVKRH; translated from the coding sequence ATGTCCGCCATTCATCCCACAGCGCCCTCATCCGGGGGACGCGACGTCAAGCCCAGCTGCGGCGATCAGTGGACGATCAAGCAGTATGAAGAAGTCATCAACAGCTTCCTTCGCGAAATTTCCTTCACCCCGCCTCACGGAGGTCCCGATCTGGACTTGGTGAGCGCGGTCAGGAACCGCATGGAGTCCCAGGGCGTGTCTcccgccaccctcgccgtAGTCAGACAGTGCATCGAGACGGGCGCAAGGATCAGCTCGAAGACGTATTCCTATCTCTCACCCGCCATGCAGGAGATCATTGCGACGTATGCTGCGTACGTCATCAGCATTGACGACTTGACGGCCGAAATCACGAGCGACCTGGAGTCGTATACCGCTGCGTTGATGTGCGGCAAGATGCAGCGGCATACGTTGCTTCAGGGGTTCACGAACCACTTGTCTGACCAGTGTGAGATATTCGGGCCTTTTGGTGGCGACATGATTGTGAAGGGTAGCTTGGAATTTCTCTCGTCAGCAGTGGTGGAGACTCGAGAAACTGAACCCATGTTTCTGCCAGAGGGAGCCTCGGACTACCTGGTATACTTCAGGGCCAAAACTGGCGTCGCGGAGCCGTTTGCCTTCTTTTGCTTTCCCGAGGATGTTTACCCGGAGGCGACTTGCTTGGAAACGTACTCGAAGGCGATCCCAAGCATCATGCTCATCTTGGGCTACGTCAACGATGTCTTTTCCTTCTACAAAGAGGAGGCAAGTCCcggtgacgccgccgggtTCATTCGCAGCTACTCAAAGTTTTACAACATCAGCTTGATCCAGTCGCTGCGCCGCATCACCAACGAGACGCTCAGAGTGGTGCAGCAGCTGAGGGACATTTGCGTGGGCCATGGTCGGCTCTCGGAACACATGGAGAGGTTTGTTCAGGGGTATATTTGGTATCATCTGACGTCTAGCCGTTACAAACTGTCCGAACTCGACATTTTGACTTTGCAAGTCAAACGGCATTGA
- a CDS encoding uncharacterized protein (EggNog:ENOG503NUFV~SMCOG1034:cytochrome P450~antiSMASH:Cluster_14.1~COG:Q~TransMembrane:1 (o15-34i)) encodes MDTNFALKFCPKGHIHLALTLSLLTIACATFYGLSFRRKQRSPLPPGPKPLPIIGNIHSMFRKSPMDCLQAWHKQFGPVIAVRYGQRRVVSVSSYRVAQELMNKKSMIYSSRPRFIMASERMTGSLNMAIIPYNKRWQNYNHIAGSLLDAGAVRRYAPLLNLESTYCLREMKHSDDFSKSLARFSASMLLTLGYGIHLPRSDCVEPDELERINDLPFQALGQSHSLLIELFPVLDYIPYAVAPWKWTAERTKNETTALHMKHLATGLSTSTWNWSHEVKSLKVGQLLSDEELAYCIGTIEQAGFGAILTVARLLVKAIVLHPEYAKRAQDELDRVVGQDRLPCMEDQERLPWLDAMINEAMRWQPPTPFAIPHANTKDDVYKGYVIPKDTMVIPNLWVMAFDAEDFPDPYTYRPERWLRGEPVQHSSFGFGRRICPGRHLGYTSVFLVISRLLWAYNISHAYRDGKKVEIDPWDLNFTFTAASNPFKASFQVRSPKHSQLIETAWENSERDVGKILEGIKPRRG; translated from the coding sequence ATGGATACCAATTTTGCCTTGAAGTTTTGCCCAAAAGGCCACATACACCTGGCCTTGACTCTGTCGTTGCTAACCATCGCCTGCGCGACGTTCTACGGTCTGTCATTCCGCCGGAAGCAACGCAGCCCGCTCCCACCAGGCCCTAAGCCTCTCCCAATCATCGGAAACATTCACTCCATGTTTCGCAAGTCACCCATGGATTGCCTCCAAGCCTGGCACAAGCAATTCGGGCCCGTCATTGCCGTCCGGTACGGCCAGCGCCGGGTCGTCAGTGTCAGCTCCTACCGAGTCGCTCAGGAGTTGATGAATAAGAAGAGCATGATATACAGCTCCAGGCCGCGATTCATCATGGCGTCGGAACGCATGACGGGCAGCTTGAATATGGCAATCATTCCGTACAACAAACGATGGCAAAACTACAATCACATAGCCGGGTCACTACtagacgccggcgccgtgagACGCTATGCGCCACTGCTAAACCTAGAAAGCACGTATTGCCTGCGTGAGATGAAACACTCGGACGACTTCTCAAAGAGCCTGGCGCGGTTCAGTGCCAGTATGCTCCTCACGCTGGGATACGGGATACACTTGCCTCGGAGTGACTGCGTTGAACCCGACGAACTCGAAAGGATCAATGACCTTCCCTTCCAAGCCTTGGGCCAAAGTCATTCTCTGCTGATCGAACTGTTTCCTGTCCTCGACTACATTCCATACGCCGTGGCTCCGTGGAAATGGACGGCAGAAAGAACAAAGAATGAAACCACCGCCCTACATATGAAGCATCTTGCTACCGGCCTGTCAACCTCTACGTGGAACTGGTCCCATGAAGTCAAATCGCTCAAGGTCGGACAGTTGTTGTCTGACGAAGAGCTTGCCTATTGCATCGGGACGATTGAGCAAGCGGGGTTTGGAGCAATTCTGACCGTcgcgcgcctgctcgtcAAGGCAATTGTACTGCACCCCGAGTACGCGAAGCGAGCACAGGATGAACTGGACCGAGTCGTGGGGCAGGATCGACTCCCCTGCATGGAGGACCAAGAGCGCTTGCCCTGGCTCGATGCCATGATCAACGAAGCGATGCGATGGCAGCCTCCCACGCCCTTTGCCATCCCGCACGCCAACACCAAGGACGACGTGTACAAAGGCTATGTGATCCCCAAAGACACCATGGTCATCCCCAATCTATGGGTCATGGCATTCGACGCAGAGGATTTTCCCGATCCATACACGTATAGACCGGAGCGGTGGCTTAGAGGCGAACCTGTTCAGCACAGCTCGTTTGGCTTTGGGAGACGCATCTGCCCTGGAAGACACCTCGGATATACCAGCGTGTTCCTCGTCATTTCTCGCTTGCTGTGGGCGTACAACATCTCGCATGCGTACAGAGATGGGAAGAAGGTGGAGATCGACCCCTGGGATCTCAACTTTACCttcacggcggcgtcaaacCCGTTCAAGGCGTCGTTTCAGGTGCGGAGCCCAAAGCACAGCCAGCTGATTGAGACGGCCTGGGAGAATTCGGAACGTGATGTTGGGAAGATtctcgagggcatcaagcCGAGGCGTGGATGA
- a CDS encoding uncharacterized protein (COG:G~EggNog:ENOG503P9FC~antiSMASH:Cluster_14.1) encodes MDANEQEMTCKSVDLDGFGSPADDAWFASQTAPVDGEEKTGAHPHQVEALRRYLDGQTTSNETAAAITKPSPDDASEAKADLRDRVFGLMENALFQLPQSHTAALVALLKDIDAQDGQEEAEDGAAPLWKGLKSFGDSWSDSWKQAHWRKALSTRDPATRGRRRDAHVRRAVVEATCAVAGSSAEKKEEATNSAEDGLLPLSWGYECISDALESRDGVVWDFEVPAAAVWLRIARARLLQGAKKGETSWALEREGRLWAPGPMSEERWNFWMERMEEMKRIGNAITKAASSGLEQR; translated from the coding sequence ATGGATGCAAACGAGCAGGAAATGACGTGCAAGTCGGTCGACCTGGATGGCTTCGGGTCTCCTGCGGATGACGCGTGGTTTGCGAGCCAGACCGCACCGGTTGACGGAGAAGAAAAAACCGGCGCGCACCCGCACCAGGTCGAAGCCTTGAGGCGCTACCTCGACGGTCAAACCACGTCAAACgaaaccgccgccgcaatcACCAAGCCATCGCCGGACGACGCCTCGGAAGCAAAAGCGGATCTTCGCGACAGGGTGTTTGGTCTCATGGAAAACGCGCTCTTCCAGCTTCCTCAGTCACATAccgcggcgctcgtcgcgtTGCTCAAAGATATCGACGCTCAGGATGgacaggaggaggccgaAGACGGAGCAGCGCCTTTGTGGAAAGGCCTCAAATCATTCGGCGACTCCTGGTCCGACTCATGGAAGCAAGCCCACTGGCGCAAAGCACTGTCCACGCGAGACCCCGCGacgcgtgggcggcggcgcgatgcgCACGTTcgtcgcgccgtcgtcgaagccaCCTGTGCCGTGGCCGGATCGTCTGCggaaaagaaagaagaggCAACGAACAGCGCCGAAGATGGTTTGCTTCCCCTGAGCTGGGGCTACGAGTGCATTTCGGACGCGCTCGAGagccgcgacggcgtggTGTGGGACTTTGAAgtccccgcggcggcagtaTGGCTGCGCATCGCCCGGGCACGGCTGCTGCAAGGCGCGAAGAAGGGAGAGACGAGCTGGGCGCtggaaagggaggggaggctATGGGCGCCCGGGCCAATGTCTGAAGAAAGATGGAACTTTTGGATGGAAAGGATGGAGGAGATGAAGCGCATTGGAAACGCTATCACAaaggcggccagcagcgggcTTGAGCAGCGTTGA
- a CDS encoding uncharacterized protein (EggNog:ENOG503PEKS~SECRETED:SignalP(1-17~SECRETED:cutsite=VSA-LP~SECRETED:prob=0.5502)~antiSMASH:Cluster_14.1) yields the protein MKITLSTAILFLGLVSALPAEDLIELDDRAEPSNAPIDWDGPNQSASIKCGKNTYDGHDVYLAAQHGVNLGLLSPPETRGEKKFPHAFDHDDSKGVKLHFPKHCPENDKHRQEYPLVKNGPYNGGKNNKKYGDERVVFYYDGKAQGVDGHPLVYYCGLMTHEGAAKGGFIQCPDGK from the exons ATGAAGATCACGCTTTCAACCGCTATACTCTTCCTCGGGCTCGTCTCggccctgcccgccgaggatctcatcgagctcgacgaccgcGCTGAGCCCTCCAACGCGCCCATTGAC TGGGACGGCCCCAACCAGTCTGCCAGCATCAAGTGCGGCAAGAACACCTACGATGGCCATGACGTCTatctcgccgcgcagcacgGCGTCAACCTTGGTCTGCTCAGCCCGCCCGAGACTCGCGGCGAGAAGAAGTTCCCGCACGCTttcgaccacgacgacagCAAGGGCGTGAAGCTCCATTTCCCCAAGCATTGCCCCGAGAACGACAAGCACAGACAGGAGTACCCGCTCGTCAAGAACGGCCCGTACAATGGCGGCAAGAACAACAAGAagtacggcgacgagcgtgtCGTCTTCTACTATGACGGCAAGgcgcagggcgtcgatggGCATCCCCTGGTCTACTACTGCGGTCTGATGACGCACGAAGGCGCAGCAAAGGGAGGTTTCATTCAGTGCCCTGACGGTAAATAG
- the ALP1_2 gene encoding Oryzin (SECRETED:SignalP(1-20~SECRETED:cutsite=ANA-SP~SECRETED:prob=0.9512)~COG:O~EggNog:ENOG503NU05~MEROPS:MER0000344), which yields MAILKNLAALLLAAAPFANASPVPSGSGKYIITLKSGIAARDIDSHLEWVGDVHARSIARRGLDLAGIGKKYEIGSYNGYSGQFDAATIEEIRNKDEVAYVEEDQVFTLYDLTTQSGATYGLGTISHRNSGSLDYVYDSSAGKGAYAYVVDSGVNTAHVEFEGRASKGYNAAGGEFEDTLGHGTHVSGTIASKSYGVAKKASIIAVKVFQGRTADTSVILDGYQWAVKDIISKKRQSRSVINMSLGGPVSRAFDDAVESAFRSGVLSVVAAGNENQDASNVSPARGPNALTVGAVNANWAVWYWNSQQGSNYGSVVDINAPGEDVLSTWIGSTTATNSITGTSMATPHIAGLAIYLAVAENIGTPAALTKRIKDLATRNKITGIKGGTPNLLAYNGNQ from the exons ATGGCCATCCTCAAGAACCTGGCagctctgctgctggctgctgcccctttTGCCAATGCCTCTCCTGTCCCATCGGGCTCTGGCAAGTACATCATCACCCTTAAGAGCGGAATTGCCGCCCGCGATATCGACTCTCACCTCGAGtgggtcggcgacgtccaCGCTCGCAGCAtcgctcgccgcggcctcgacctcgccggtATCGGAAAGAAGTACGAGATCGGCTCCTACAACGGATACTCTGGCCAATTCGACGCTGCCACCATTGAGGAGATCCGTAACAAGGATGAG GTCGCCTACGTCGAAGAGGACCAGGTCTTTACTCTGTATGACCTGACGACCCAGTCCGGCGCCACCTACGGCCTCGGCACAATCTCGCACCGCAACTCGGGCTCTCTAGACTACGTCTACGATagcagcgccggcaagggcgcgTACGCCTATGTCGTTGACAGCGGAGTCAACACTGCCCATGTCGAGTTTGAGGGCCGTGCATCCAAGGGCTATAacgccgccggtggcgaATTCGAGGATACtctcggccacggcactcACGTCTCCGGAACCATTGCCTCTAAGAGCTACGGTGTGGCTAAGAAGGCCTCTatcatcgccgtcaaggTTTTCCAGGGCCGTACCGCCGACACCtccgtcatcctcgacggctATCAGTgggccgtcaaggacattATCAGCAAGAAACGCCAGTCCCGCTCGGTCATCAACATGTCCCTTG GTGGTCCCGTCTCGCGTGCctttgacgatgccgtcgagaGTGCTTTCCGCTCCGGCGTTCTAtctgtcgtcgccgccggtaACGAGAACCAGGATGCCTCTaacgtctcgcccgcccgcggccccaACGCTCTgaccgtcggcgccgtgaaTGCCAACTGGGCCGTGTGGTACTGGAACTCCCAGCAGGGCTCCAACTACGGAAGCGTCGTCGATATTAACGCacccggcgaggacgtcctTTCCACCTGGATCGGCTCGACCACGGCCACTAACTCCATTACCGGCACCTCTATGGCCACGCCTCACATTGCTGGTCTCGCCATCTaccttgccgttgccgagaACATTGGCACGCCGGCCGCTTTGACCAAGCGCATTAAGGATCTCGCCACCAGAAACAAGATTACCGGCATCAAGGGTGGTACCCCTAACCTGCTTGCTTACAATGGAAACCAGTGA
- a CDS encoding uncharacterized protein (EggNog:ENOG503PQEH~SECRETED:SignalP(1-17~SECRETED:cutsite=ALA-AT~SECRETED:prob=0.7082)): MVRFNVALLALSATALAATLHNDRRELEALAEPDLIGRDAPLMDLERREGQKQASPEMQKLKDERKAISPELSQAIQAMKDASKAAEAAIPQDLKQKEEDAFQKVKATRKGLPEDKKNQLKENSKAIQAQRKKEKAAASPSAPAAGAPAPSAPAPAPA; encoded by the exons ATGGTTCGCTTCAACGTGGCTCTTCTTGCTC TGAGCGCGACTGCCCTGGCGGCGACTCTTCACAATGACCGCCGTGAGCTCGAGGCTCTCGCTGAGCCCGACCTCATCGGCAGGGACGCGCCGCTGATGGACTTGGAGAGGCGCGAGGGTCAGAAACAGGCTAGCCCCGAGATGCAaaagctcaaggacgagcgaAAGGCCATCTCGCCTGAGCTTAGCCAGGCCATACAGGCCATGAAGGACGCTAGCAAGGCGGCCGAAGCCGCCATTCCCCAGGATCTCaagcagaaggaggaggacgcaTTCCAGAAGGTCAAGGCCACGCGCAAAGGCCTCCCCGAAGACAAGAAGAACCAGCTCAAGGAGAACTCGAAGGCGATTCAAGCCcagaggaagaaggaaaaggccgCGGCTTCTCCTtctgcccccgccgccggtgccccGGCCCCCTCGgccccggctccggctccggcttaG